A window of Formosa sp. Hel1_31_208 contains these coding sequences:
- a CDS encoding PorP/SprF family type IX secretion system membrane protein, which yields MKFRILISIMLFVTVNIAKAQDPIFSQSNYVQETLNPGFSGFEDNDRIYAGILSRVQWPSLDLNLTTQYAFINKSFDYGPSMGFGVGINAVYQYESFNNYNYFQLNANYAHRVNLDGGWFFRPGIEVGIGSKSNRFRNLTLADQININTGFINPVSIDPLSNNTTNRFYVDFSTGIVFEKEEFNGTTYWFGASVKHLNRPNISFVEGEKVPLNIFYSIHGNYRFPFLNDYSIMMTANYMQQGQYNRLDIGYLFQVNEFLLGLTVATNPARNDANSHLLSSINAFIGLEYTQYRFGLSYDMNTSKIGNTRGVYEFSLTYLSRCRRCNTDRSRKR from the coding sequence ATGAAATTTAGAATCCTAATCTCTATCATGCTCTTCGTGACCGTAAATATTGCAAAAGCGCAAGACCCTATTTTTTCACAATCCAATTATGTTCAAGAAACTTTGAATCCAGGGTTTTCTGGCTTCGAAGATAACGACAGGATTTATGCGGGTATTTTAAGTCGTGTGCAATGGCCTAGCTTAGACTTGAATTTGACCACGCAATATGCGTTTATAAACAAATCTTTTGACTATGGGCCAAGTATGGGTTTTGGCGTAGGTATTAATGCCGTTTATCAGTATGAATCATTTAATAATTATAATTATTTCCAGTTAAATGCGAATTATGCTCATCGTGTTAATTTAGATGGTGGTTGGTTCTTTAGACCAGGTATTGAAGTTGGTATTGGTAGCAAAAGTAACCGGTTTCGTAATCTGACCTTAGCGGATCAAATAAACATCAACACAGGGTTTATCAATCCGGTGTCTATAGATCCCTTAAGTAATAATACAACAAATCGCTTTTACGTCGATTTTTCAACTGGCATTGTATTTGAAAAAGAAGAATTTAATGGAACGACTTATTGGTTTGGTGCCTCTGTTAAACACCTTAATAGGCCTAATATATCTTTTGTAGAAGGGGAGAAGGTGCCTTTGAATATATTTTACTCTATACATGGTAATTATCGTTTTCCTTTTTTGAATGATTACAGTATCATGATGACGGCTAATTATATGCAACAAGGTCAATATAACCGTTTAGATATAGGTTATCTATTTCAAGTTAATGAATTTCTTCTTGGGCTTACAGTAGCGACTAATCCAGCACGTAATGATGCAAACAGTCATTTGTTATCATCTATAAATGCGTTTATAGGCTTAGAATACACCCAATATAGATTTGGTTTATCATATGATATGAATACTTCTAAAATTGGAAATACCAGAGGTGTTTATGAGTTTTCTTTAACCTATCTGTCCAGATGCCGCAGATGTAATACTGATCGTAGCAGAAAGCGATAA
- a CDS encoding T9SS type A sorting domain-containing protein: protein MKTKLLLLFLITSLFSQAQVSDFINGLNQPNRLIIDNNIIYVKGVAAPGEIIQIDLNAPSPSANVLFNSLPSSTDPIGIGNITKQGNIIYLSYVNDNTGESTLASFDINNPTVLNDIVSGLGFVPALDLYNGELYFTDEDLSGGGISLKKIDISVSNPPVNTIVSGLTNPQDMEFNGSTLYIGDRDAGSGTGIIYFVDVSLSTPALNSFITNTNVRGVYVYNDFLYFSESGVIKKAPFSNPTNITTEVIDTGGSTDFLRDIVISGTNLYMPQENFGKIVTKEDLTLSTNDFNNQLSDVSIYNNKNDININGLNNQNHNIKIYSLTGSEILSRSMNSNDNSIDISQISNGIYLLNIDNKQTFKFAK, encoded by the coding sequence ATGAAAACAAAATTACTTCTCTTATTTTTAATTACATCTTTATTCTCACAAGCTCAAGTATCTGATTTCATTAATGGACTTAATCAACCTAACCGCCTAATTATTGATAATAATATTATATACGTTAAAGGAGTTGCTGCACCAGGAGAGATTATTCAAATAGACCTTAATGCTCCATCACCTTCAGCAAATGTTTTATTTAATAGTCTTCCATCTAGTACAGACCCTATTGGTATTGGAAATATAACTAAACAAGGAAATATTATTTATCTTTCATATGTAAATGACAATACAGGAGAAAGTACTCTAGCTAGTTTTGATATTAATAATCCGACAGTATTAAATGATATAGTCTCTGGTTTGGGATTTGTGCCTGCATTAGATTTGTACAATGGTGAGCTATATTTTACTGATGAAGATTTATCAGGTGGAGGAATATCTCTAAAAAAAATAGATATTTCCGTTTCTAATCCGCCTGTGAATACAATAGTATCGGGTTTGACAAATCCACAGGATATGGAATTTAATGGAAGTACATTATATATAGGAGATAGAGATGCTGGTAGTGGCACAGGTATTATTTATTTTGTTGATGTTTCTTTGAGTACGCCTGCACTCAACTCATTCATCACAAATACAAATGTTAGAGGAGTATATGTTTATAATGATTTTTTATATTTCTCAGAAAGTGGAGTTATAAAAAAAGCCCCATTTTCTAATCCTACTAATATAACTACAGAAGTAATAGATACTGGAGGTAGTACTGATTTTTTAAGAGACATAGTAATAAGTGGAACTAATTTATATATGCCTCAAGAAAATTTTGGAAAAATAGTGACTAAAGAAGACTTAACTTTATCAACAAACGATTTTAATAATCAACTTTCAGATGTATCAATCTACAATAATAAGAATGATATAAATATTAATGGGTTAAATAATCAAAATCATAATATTAAAATTTATAGTTTAACGGGTTCAGAAATCTTATCAAGAAGTATGAACTCAAATGACAATTCAATTGATATTAGTCAAATATCCAATGGAATTTATTTATTAAATATTGATAACAAACAGACTTTCAAGTTTGCAAAATAG
- a CDS encoding zinc-dependent peptidase, with protein sequence MAYVEYINKSLFVNHIYFNKQKLSKDQRSVLKRQFKFYQKLSLTHQSYFEHRVFMVIKNMEFIGKDLEVTQEMKVMISATLVKLTFGLRDYRIKSVERIIFYPDEFYSQTNKAYHKGEFNLGYKALVFSWKDVLHGYDIEDDNLNLAVHEFTHAIHFYFMRVRHRSTSAAIFLNAYVELTTMLDKNPKLKSKLIKSQFLREYAFTNQFEFLSVVIETFIESPDQFKSQFPQIYMKVKTMLNFNFAGY encoded by the coding sequence ATGGCTTATGTCGAGTATATCAATAAAAGCCTATTTGTTAATCATATTTATTTCAATAAACAAAAATTATCGAAGGACCAACGTTCGGTATTAAAAAGACAATTTAAATTCTACCAAAAATTGTCATTAACACACCAGTCTTATTTTGAACACCGCGTTTTTATGGTCATTAAAAACATGGAATTTATTGGAAAGGATCTAGAAGTCACCCAAGAAATGAAAGTGATGATTTCTGCCACCTTGGTTAAACTCACCTTTGGTTTAAGAGATTATCGCATAAAGTCGGTAGAACGGATTATTTTTTATCCTGATGAGTTTTATTCTCAAACCAATAAAGCCTATCATAAAGGAGAGTTTAACTTAGGGTATAAGGCCTTAGTGTTTTCATGGAAGGATGTCCTTCACGGTTATGATATTGAAGATGATAATTTAAACCTAGCAGTTCATGAATTTACCCATGCGATTCACTTTTATTTTATGCGTGTAAGGCACCGCAGTACTAGTGCAGCCATTTTTTTGAATGCCTACGTTGAGTTGACTACAATGCTTGATAAAAACCCAAAATTGAAATCGAAACTTATTAAATCTCAATTTTTACGAGAGTATGCGTTTACAAATCAGTTCGAGTTTTTATCTGTCGTCATTGAAACGTTTATTGAATCTCCAGATCAGTTTAAATCCCAATTTCCTCAAATCTATATGAAAGTAAAAACAATGCTTAATTTCAATTTTGCAGGATATTAG
- the wecB gene encoding non-hydrolyzing UDP-N-acetylglucosamine 2-epimerase — protein MKKILIVVGTRPNYIKITQFKKVAQQHFKDQFDIKIVHTGQHFDKSMADVFFQQLDIWPDYFLNISPASANTQVGEIMIKLEDVITAFQPDMVLVPGDVNSTLAAALTAYKMGIPLGHLESGLRSFDRSMPEEINRILVDELSDFYFVTEQSGIDNLKTEGKSKDQIHFVGNTMIDTLSAFEAEILNQDVLSEYQLEKGNYILMTIHRPATVDNEAGLLSLLSLLKHLPSDKKVMFPMHPRTLKNIKLFNLETEFKALEHLVIAKPMDYFSFQNLIHNSAMVLTDSGGIQEETTFKQIPCLTLRPNTERPSTIEIGSNTLLNFDQQKINDEVVAIYSGVYKKGQIPKLWDGEATIRVLKVIQNML, from the coding sequence TTGAAAAAAATACTAATTGTCGTTGGCACTAGACCCAACTATATTAAAATAACACAGTTTAAAAAAGTAGCTCAACAGCACTTTAAAGATCAATTTGATATTAAAATTGTGCACACAGGTCAGCACTTTGATAAGTCTATGGCCGACGTGTTTTTTCAACAATTGGATATTTGGCCAGATTATTTCTTAAATATATCACCAGCATCTGCCAATACGCAAGTCGGTGAAATCATGATAAAGCTTGAAGATGTGATAACGGCGTTTCAACCCGATATGGTTTTGGTGCCTGGAGATGTTAATTCTACATTAGCAGCTGCATTAACAGCATATAAAATGGGTATCCCTCTGGGTCACTTAGAGAGTGGCTTAAGAAGTTTTGACCGGTCTATGCCAGAAGAAATTAATAGAATACTGGTGGATGAACTATCAGATTTCTATTTTGTAACCGAACAAAGTGGCATTGATAATCTGAAGACAGAAGGGAAGTCTAAAGATCAAATTCATTTCGTTGGAAATACCATGATTGATACTTTATCAGCGTTTGAAGCCGAGATATTAAATCAAGATGTATTATCAGAATACCAGCTTGAAAAGGGGAACTATATTTTAATGACCATACATCGGCCTGCAACAGTAGATAATGAAGCAGGATTATTAAGTTTGCTATCCCTATTAAAGCATTTGCCTTCAGATAAAAAAGTGATGTTCCCAATGCACCCGAGAACGCTTAAAAACATAAAATTATTTAATCTTGAAACTGAATTTAAGGCTTTAGAGCATTTAGTGATAGCCAAGCCAATGGACTATTTTAGTTTTCAAAACCTCATCCATAATAGTGCCATGGTATTAACTGATAGCGGAGGCATCCAAGAGGAGACCACCTTTAAGCAAATCCCGTGCTTAACCTTACGTCCAAATACGGAAAGGCCTAGTACTATTGAAATAGGTTCAAATACCTTACTTAATTTTGATCAACAAAAAATAAATGATGAAGTTGTAGCTATCTATTCTGGCGTCTATAAAAAAGGGCAAATCCCTAAATTATGGGATGGTGAAGCAACTATACGTGTTCTCAAAGTGATTCAAAATATGCTATAG
- a CDS encoding UDP-N-acetylglucosamine 4,6-dehydratase, with product MSISLSLIGRKSKLFTTDILAHENELYQKVSQSSFLVLGGAGSIGQAVTKEIFKRNPLKLHVVDISENNLVELVRDVRSSFGYINGDFKTFALDIGSIEYDAFIKSDGQYDYVLNLSALKHVRSEKDPFTLMRMINVNIFNTDKTIQQSIEHHAKKYFCVSTDKAANPVNMMGASKRIMEMFLMRRSKDLVISTARFANVAFSDGSLLHGFNQRIQKKQPIVAPNDIKRYFVVPQEAGELCLSSCLLGDNRDIFFPKLEESLHLISFADIAVKYLENLGYEPYLCQSEDEARQDIASHIAHKRWPCLFTKSDTTGEKDYEEFYTDSEVLDMDRFNGIGIIKNEPVYNTEKLNHFTKTINDMKLKQSWTKDDIVHLFHDMIPDFGHKETGKYLDSKM from the coding sequence ATGAGCATTTCACTAAGTCTTATTGGAAGAAAATCTAAGCTTTTTACCACAGATATTCTAGCACATGAGAATGAACTCTATCAGAAGGTATCACAATCATCATTTCTCGTTTTAGGCGGAGCAGGATCTATTGGTCAAGCCGTTACCAAAGAGATTTTTAAACGCAATCCTTTAAAGTTACATGTCGTCGATATCAGTGAGAATAATTTAGTAGAATTAGTTCGAGATGTTCGCAGTTCATTTGGATATATCAATGGCGATTTTAAAACTTTTGCTTTAGATATTGGTTCGATAGAGTATGATGCGTTTATAAAGTCTGATGGCCAATATGATTACGTTTTAAACTTGTCTGCTCTAAAACATGTGAGAAGCGAGAAGGATCCATTTACCTTAATGCGAATGATTAATGTCAATATTTTTAACACCGACAAAACCATTCAACAGTCCATAGAACACCATGCGAAAAAATACTTTTGTGTGTCTACAGATAAAGCCGCAAATCCGGTAAATATGATGGGAGCGTCAAAGCGTATTATGGAAATGTTTCTCATGAGGCGCAGTAAAGACCTGGTTATTTCAACAGCACGATTCGCAAATGTGGCGTTTTCTGATGGATCCTTACTACACGGCTTTAATCAGCGTATTCAAAAGAAACAACCTATTGTAGCACCAAATGATATCAAGCGCTATTTTGTGGTGCCTCAGGAAGCTGGAGAATTGTGTCTATCGTCCTGTCTTCTTGGTGATAATAGAGATATCTTTTTTCCGAAGTTAGAGGAATCGCTGCACCTAATTTCATTTGCAGATATCGCCGTAAAATATTTAGAAAATTTAGGCTACGAGCCGTATTTATGCCAATCTGAAGATGAAGCGAGACAGGATATCGCATCTCATATCGCCCATAAAAGATGGCCTTGTTTGTTTACTAAAAGTGATACCACAGGGGAAAAAGACTATGAAGAGTTTTATACAGACTCTGAAGTTTTAGATATGGACCGGTTTAATGGTATTGGTATTATAAAGAATGAGCCCGTTTATAACACTGAAAAGTTGAATCATTTTACCAAAACGATTAACGACATGAAGCTGAAACAATCATGGACAAAAGACGACATCGTACACTTATTTCACGACATGATACCAGATTTCGGACATAAAGAAACAGGGAAATATTTAGATTCAAAGATGTAA
- a CDS encoding LegC family aminotransferase: MGGFNDVTDYIKELYNTSEFIPLHVPRFRGNEKKYLENCIDTTFVSSVGAYVDLFETKMAEVTNTKKAVAVVNGTAGIQVALRLAGVVSGDEVITQALTFVATANAIAYNNAHPVFVDVDRDTMGLSPKAVSLFLEAHGELRDDGCYNTLTGRKISACLPMHTFGFPVHLDELISVCKRWRITLIEDAAESLGSTYKGQPTGSFGKLGVFSFNGNKIATSGGGGVIVSSNIALAEKGKYLTTTAKRPHSYEYYHDELGYNYRMPNINAALACAQLEQLDRFLLEKRELAKLYDTFFKSRDIRFRTELPETQANYWLMCVELADKAERDAFLKQTNEQGVMTRPIWQLMFRLPMFAHCQRDNQKNAIFLEERIVNIPSSVR, encoded by the coding sequence ATGGGAGGATTTAATGACGTCACAGATTATATCAAGGAGCTTTATAATACGTCCGAATTTATTCCACTTCATGTGCCAAGATTTCGAGGGAATGAAAAAAAATATTTAGAAAACTGCATTGATACCACTTTTGTGTCGAGTGTGGGTGCCTATGTTGATCTTTTTGAAACCAAAATGGCTGAAGTAACCAATACTAAAAAAGCTGTTGCAGTTGTTAATGGAACAGCAGGAATTCAAGTAGCTTTGCGTCTTGCTGGTGTCGTTTCAGGAGATGAAGTGATAACACAAGCCTTAACCTTTGTCGCCACCGCTAATGCCATTGCATATAACAACGCACATCCTGTGTTTGTTGATGTCGATAGAGACACCATGGGTTTATCACCAAAAGCGGTGTCACTATTTTTAGAGGCGCATGGCGAATTAAGAGATGACGGCTGTTATAATACATTAACTGGACGTAAGATTAGTGCCTGTTTGCCTATGCATACCTTTGGTTTTCCAGTGCATCTGGATGAACTCATTTCAGTTTGTAAGAGATGGCGCATAACACTCATAGAAGATGCTGCAGAATCGCTTGGGAGTACATATAAAGGACAACCAACAGGAAGTTTTGGAAAATTAGGTGTATTTTCATTTAATGGCAATAAAATTGCAACCTCTGGTGGAGGAGGGGTTATTGTGAGTAGTAATATAGCCCTCGCTGAAAAGGGTAAATATTTAACCACCACAGCTAAACGACCACACTCATATGAGTACTATCATGATGAGTTGGGTTATAACTATAGAATGCCAAATATTAATGCGGCCTTGGCTTGTGCACAACTCGAACAATTAGACAGGTTCTTGTTAGAGAAGCGAGAACTGGCAAAGTTATATGACACGTTTTTTAAATCACGAGATATTCGGTTTAGAACAGAGCTACCAGAAACACAAGCCAACTATTGGTTAATGTGCGTGGAGCTAGCAGATAAAGCGGAACGTGATGCTTTTCTAAAGCAAACAAATGAACAGGGTGTAATGACCAGACCAATATGGCAATTAATGTTTAGATTGCCAATGTTTGCGCATTGTCAAAGAGATAATCAAAAAAATGCCATATTTTTAGAGGAACGAATCGTAAATATTCCAAGTAGTGTCAGATAA
- a CDS encoding acetyltransferase → MSDKKIVLIGYSGHGLVVAETAKTSAMNLQFYTEKEAMHINPFQLDYLGFEGDHTFSSWDEPFDYILGIGDNHIRAKVANLIRHKGKNLLSVIHSSAHISEHVSIGQGTFIAKQSVVNVLARIGDHCILNTGCIVEHECKIANGVHVAPGAILLGNVTVGEQTFIGANTVVKENITIGKHVIIGAGSVVLRDIPDHSKVAGNPARTI, encoded by the coding sequence GTGTCAGATAAAAAAATTGTTTTAATAGGATATTCTGGTCATGGGTTAGTCGTTGCAGAAACAGCAAAAACTAGCGCTATGAATTTGCAGTTTTATACTGAAAAAGAAGCGATGCACATCAATCCGTTTCAACTCGATTATTTAGGGTTTGAAGGCGATCATACATTTTCGTCCTGGGACGAACCTTTTGATTATATTTTGGGTATTGGGGATAATCACATACGTGCAAAAGTGGCGAATTTAATTCGTCATAAGGGTAAAAATCTGCTCAGTGTAATCCATAGTTCTGCACATATTTCCGAACATGTAAGTATTGGTCAAGGCACTTTTATCGCAAAACAAAGTGTGGTAAATGTATTGGCACGTATTGGAGACCATTGCATTTTAAATACAGGCTGTATTGTAGAACACGAATGCAAAATAGCCAATGGGGTTCATGTGGCACCTGGAGCAATTTTATTAGGAAATGTTACCGTTGGTGAACAAACGTTTATAGGCGCTAATACAGTCGTAAAGGAAAATATAACAATAGGTAAACATGTGATTATTGGAGCAGGATCTGTGGTATTAAGAGATATTCCTGATCATTCTAAAGTTGCTGGAAATCCGGCAAGAACAATTTAA
- the neuB gene encoding N-acetylneuraminate synthase, protein MDRVIIIAEAGVNHNGNLEMAKQLIDVAAEAGVDYVKFQTFKADTIVSPSAKKAEYQSKNTGDHEQSQYEMLKSLELSDSNHKILMAYCASKPIKFLSSAFDVEGVRYLYDLGLDIYKVPSGELTNFPYLRAIAKTGKPVILSTGMAHLTDIELAIQVLYEFGVRREDLTILHCNTEYPTPMSDVNLHAMNSIKKAFDVAVGYSDHTLGIEVPIAAVALGARVIEKHFTLDNTLPGPDHKASLEPDDLKAMVEAIRNIEKAISGNGIKEPSASEQKNISIARKSIHAAKDIKAGMVISESDLMPLRPGDGISAMDWNKVIGKTMSRDINKFAKLNWSDLS, encoded by the coding sequence ATGGATAGAGTTATCATCATAGCTGAAGCTGGCGTTAATCACAATGGCAATTTAGAAATGGCCAAGCAACTTATTGATGTGGCCGCCGAAGCTGGAGTGGATTATGTGAAATTTCAAACCTTTAAAGCCGATACGATTGTAAGTCCGTCAGCAAAAAAAGCAGAATATCAGTCTAAAAACACTGGAGACCATGAGCAATCACAATATGAAATGCTTAAATCCTTAGAGCTTAGTGATTCTAATCATAAAATATTAATGGCGTATTGCGCTTCGAAACCTATTAAATTTCTCTCTAGTGCTTTTGATGTTGAAGGGGTGAGGTATTTATATGATTTAGGGTTAGATATCTATAAAGTGCCAAGTGGAGAGCTTACTAATTTTCCATATTTAAGAGCTATTGCGAAAACCGGAAAACCAGTCATCTTATCAACGGGAATGGCACATCTCACAGATATTGAATTAGCAATACAAGTGTTATATGAATTTGGTGTTCGTCGAGAAGATCTTACCATATTGCACTGTAATACCGAGTATCCTACCCCTATGAGCGACGTGAATCTTCATGCTATGAATAGTATTAAAAAAGCGTTTGATGTGGCTGTAGGGTATTCAGATCATACCTTAGGTATAGAAGTTCCAATTGCTGCTGTAGCATTAGGAGCAAGAGTTATTGAAAAGCACTTTACACTAGATAATACCCTTCCAGGACCAGATCATAAAGCCTCTTTAGAACCAGATGATTTAAAAGCGATGGTTGAAGCCATACGCAACATAGAGAAAGCAATATCTGGTAATGGCATAAAGGAGCCTTCAGCGAGCGAGCAAAAAAATATTAGTATTGCAAGAAAGAGTATTCATGCAGCCAAAGATATAAAAGCTGGAATGGTGATTTCTGAATCAGACCTTATGCCCTTGAGGCCTGGGGATGGCATATCTGCTATGGATTGGAATAAAGTCATTGGAAAAACGATGTCTAGAGACATTAATAAATTTGCAAAGCTAAACTGGTCAGATTTGTCATGA
- the neuC gene encoding UDP-N-acetylglucosamine 2-epimerase, with translation MKVGVLTSSRADYGIYVPLLNQLKTDDYFQIEIIAFGTHLSENHGHTIKHIEADGFKTIHKIDSLEVDDSPHGISMSYGKTVIHFADFWKNNRYDIVFCLGDRFEMSAAVQASIPFGVPLAHIHGGETTLGAIDNVYRHQITLASVLHFVSTQGYKHKVEQLTGHSTHSYDVGALSLDGIKAFVPIDKSELLQAFHIQDKDFALVTFHPETVDVESNAAYAMEMYKALAELANHIQIVITMPNADTLGSVFREQIHKLKAERAAEIVLVENFGKTNYFSAMQYSKLLIGNTSSGIIEAASFKKYVVNVGSRQKGRTTSDNVFDVQFDANAIVKKTKAILEMPEYVGENVYYKAGTAQQIIKIIKQYGSL, from the coding sequence ATGAAAGTAGGTGTGTTAACAAGTTCAAGAGCTGATTATGGTATTTATGTACCGTTGTTAAATCAATTAAAAACAGATGATTATTTTCAGATTGAAATTATTGCTTTTGGAACCCATCTTTCAGAAAACCATGGGCATACAATTAAACATATCGAGGCTGACGGTTTTAAAACCATACATAAAATTGATTCATTAGAAGTCGATGATAGTCCTCATGGGATTTCAATGTCCTACGGAAAAACAGTAATACATTTTGCCGATTTCTGGAAAAACAATAGGTATGACATCGTGTTTTGTTTGGGTGACCGATTCGAAATGAGTGCAGCTGTTCAGGCGAGTATTCCATTTGGAGTTCCTTTAGCTCACATTCATGGCGGAGAAACTACTTTAGGTGCCATTGATAATGTATACCGACACCAAATAACACTAGCATCTGTTTTACATTTTGTATCGACCCAAGGTTATAAACACAAAGTTGAGCAACTTACAGGTCATTCTACTCACAGTTATGATGTTGGCGCGCTGAGTCTCGACGGAATTAAGGCGTTTGTGCCTATAGATAAGTCCGAGTTATTACAAGCTTTTCATATTCAAGATAAAGACTTTGCTTTAGTTACCTTTCATCCAGAAACCGTTGATGTTGAATCAAATGCGGCATATGCTATGGAAATGTATAAAGCTCTGGCGGAACTTGCAAATCACATTCAAATTGTGATCACCATGCCTAATGCTGATACCTTGGGTAGTGTATTTCGAGAACAAATTCATAAATTGAAAGCAGAACGCGCTGCTGAGATTGTGTTAGTTGAAAATTTCGGGAAAACGAATTATTTTTCAGCAATGCAGTATTCCAAATTATTAATTGGAAATACCTCCAGTGGTATCATTGAAGCTGCGTCATTTAAAAAATATGTGGTTAATGTGGGTTCAAGACAAAAAGGACGCACCACAAGTGACAATGTGTTTGATGTGCAATTTGATGCTAATGCCATTGTCAAAAAAACAAAAGCAATTCTTGAAATGCCTGAATATGTAGGTGAAAATGTGTATTATAAAGCGGGTACTGCCCAACAAATAATCAAAATTATAAAACAGTATGGTTCATTATAA
- a CDS encoding nucleotidyltransferase family protein: protein MVHYKEHLITIETPIRDALQKLDILARDAIVFVVDDQGRLKGSLTDGDVRRGLLRGVTIDEAVSQIIQQNPRYIRKGSRDIYKIIEYRTQNFRILPVIDADDKVVNIVNFRNIRSYLPIDAVIMAGGRGQRLRPLTDSMPKPLLKVGDKSIMEHNVDRLALYGIDDFWFSVKYLGTQIETYFGDGKERNRSIQYIWEDEPLGTIGSVSKIDNFRHEHVLVSNSDILTNLDYEAFYLDFLEKDADLAVATIPYNVSVPYAVLETSNGHVLNFKEKPTYTYYSNGGIYLMKRSVLDFIPKGEHFNATDLMERLIAENKKVVSYPLVGYWLDVGKHEDFEKAQKDIQTIKF from the coding sequence ATGGTTCATTATAAAGAACACCTTATTACCATTGAAACTCCAATACGTGACGCCCTTCAAAAGCTAGATATATTGGCTAGAGATGCTATTGTATTTGTAGTCGATGACCAAGGCAGACTAAAGGGCTCGCTCACCGATGGTGATGTGAGGAGAGGTTTGTTAAGAGGCGTTACTATTGATGAAGCTGTGAGTCAAATCATTCAGCAGAACCCAAGATATATCCGAAAAGGGTCTCGAGATATCTATAAAATTATTGAGTATCGCACACAAAATTTCAGGATATTACCAGTTATTGATGCAGACGATAAGGTGGTTAATATTGTAAATTTCAGAAATATACGCTCTTATTTACCAATAGACGCAGTGATTATGGCAGGAGGGCGAGGTCAACGCTTACGGCCACTAACTGATAGTATGCCAAAGCCTCTTTTAAAAGTAGGAGATAAATCTATAATGGAACATAATGTCGATCGATTAGCTTTATATGGTATTGATGATTTTTGGTTTTCTGTAAAGTATTTAGGAACCCAAATTGAAACCTATTTTGGTGATGGAAAAGAAAGAAATCGTTCCATACAATACATATGGGAAGACGAGCCCTTAGGAACGATTGGGTCAGTATCTAAAATTGATAACTTTAGGCATGAGCATGTGTTAGTCTCTAATTCTGATATTTTAACAAATTTGGATTATGAAGCTTTCTATTTAGATTTTTTAGAAAAAGATGCCGATTTGGCGGTGGCGACAATTCCTTATAATGTGAGTGTTCCTTATGCTGTTTTAGAGACTTCAAATGGTCACGTTTTGAATTTTAAGGAAAAACCAACCTATACGTATTATTCTAATGGAGGGATTTATTTAATGAAGCGATCGGTTTTAGATTTTATTCCGAAAGGGGAACATTTCAATGCTACTGATCTTATGGAACGGTTGATTGCTGAAAATAAAAAAGTAGTCTCCTACCCATTAGTTGGCTATTGGTTGGATGTGGGTAAGCACGAAGATTTTGAAAAAGCACAAAAAGATATTCAAACTATAAAATTTTAA